The following is a genomic window from Candidatus Methylomirabilota bacterium.
ATCGTCGGGGCGATGTGGGAGCAGTCAGCTGTCGGCAGTCAGCAATCAGCAATCACAGAGAGACATCAACTATCGCAGGCAACCCGGAGCTGACAGCAAACGGCTGATTACTGACAGATGCTTTTGCCGGCGAAGGAGGCTACCATGCCGGCCAATCTTCCCCCTCAATATCTTGAGGCCGAAAGGCGATATCGCCAGGCCAAGCATCACCCAGAAAAAATCCGGGTTCTGGAGGAGATGCTGGCTCTGATCCCCAAGCACAAGGGGACCGAGAAGCTGCGGGCGGACCTCAAGCGGCGACTTTCCAAACTGAAAACCGAGCTCGAAAGGCGTCCAGCCACCAAGCGAGGATCCGGGATCTTCGTAGATAGAGAGGGGATCGGCCAGGTGGTGCTGGTGGGTGCACCCAACGTGGGGAAGTCGGCTCTGGTGCGTTCCCTCACCAACGCCAGACCGGAGGTCGCGCCCTACCCCTTTACCACCAGAAAGCCACTACCCGGGATGCTCGAGTTTGAAAATGTGAAGATTCAGCTCGTGGACTTACCGGCCCTTTCGCCCGAGCTGGTTGAGGGATGGGTCGTAGGCATTATTCGCAACGCCGACTTGATCCTGTGGGTGGTGGACCTGGGTTCCGACGACTTGCTCGAACAGGTGGACGCGACCGAAAAGA
Proteins encoded in this region:
- a CDS encoding 50S ribosome-binding GTPase, with the translated sequence MPANLPPQYLEAERRYRQAKHHPEKIRVLEEMLALIPKHKGTEKLRADLKRRLSKLKTELERRPATKRGSGIFVDREGIGQVVLVGAPNVGKSALVRSLTNARPEVAPYPFTTRKPLPGMLEFENVKIQLVDLPALSPELVEGWVVGIIRNADLILWVVDLGSDDLLEQVDATEKILMQAKIIPEGATDRREVTEPGQVYIRILMIGNKADLPEAADRFLILQEHVGGRFSLLSGSAIAGTGLQEIRHRLYDALEVLRVYTKAPGKEAEIAHPVVLPRGSTLLQAADAVHKDFAAKLKYARVWGSGKFEGQRVHREYLVQDGDIIEFHI